The window CCGCGCCGCGCTCGCCGTCGTAGAAGGCGCGCAGGAACGGATTGTCCTCCGGCTCCGAGATGCGTTGCGCGTGCAACCGCTCCGCCAGCACCCCGGCCAGCGTGCTCTTGCCGACGCGGATAGGACCTTCGACTGCGATGTAGCGGGGTAGCTCGAAAAGATTGGCCATGTGACCGGGTCGTCCTTGGAACTGGGCGCAGCATAACCCGCAACTTTGTCGGAAGCAATTGCGGATTGAGTAAACGCTCTGGTCGATCAGTCTGTCGGTTTGTCGGTCAGTCAGTCCCTCGAAGATGCATATCGAGGGACCGAAAGACCGATAGACTGAAAGACCAATGGACCGTTTACAATAACAGGGAATGATCCTGCCACTTCTCGCCGGCGTCGCCGCCGCTGTGACTGCCGGGTACAACACCATGGCGCCGCGGTCGCAACTCTTCGGCCGCACCTTTGTTGGCGAGAGACGACCTTCCCGCCGCCTGGCACTCACCTACGATGACGGCCCCAACGATCCGCACACGCTCGACCTGCTCGAGGTGCTGGCGCGCTACAACGTTCGCGCCACGTTTTTCATGATCGGCAGCTTCGTGCAGCAACGGCCGGAAATCGCCCGCGCCGTCGCCGCCGCCGGACACGCGATCGGCAACCACACCACCACGCATCCCAACCTGATTTTTCGCCATCACCGCGAGGTTTGCCGGGAAATCGAAACCTGCGAACGCGCGCTCGACGAGGCCGGCGTGGCGCACTCCAGCCTGTTCCGTCCGCCCCACGGTGGCCGCACTCCGACCGTGCTGCGCGCCGCGCGCCGTATGGGGATGAAGCCGGTGATGTGGAGTGTGACTGCCTGGGACTGGAATCCGCACCCCGCGGAGAAAATCGCCCGCCTGGTACATCGCCAGATACGCGGCGGCGACGTCATCCTGTTGCACGATGGCGGTCACCTGCGCGTGGGCGCCGACCGCTCCGCCACTGTCCGCGCCACCGACCTGATGCTGCAGCGCTACCTCGGCGAGGGCTACCAGTTTTTCACAATTCCGGAGATGATGGGAGCTGCACAAACCAATTAACCACGGATCGCCGCCGATCGACACGGATAAGAACGATCCGTGTTCATCCGTGTGAATCCGTGGTTCAGTCTTTCTTTGGGCTATTTTCCGCGCTTCAGCTTCTTCGACTTCTCCTCCACCCCGCGCGCCAGCTTTTCCTTGTGCGCTTTCAGGTGGCGCGCAATCTCGGGGTCGGCGAGCGCCAGCATCTGGGCCGCGAGGATGCCGGCATTGGTCGCGCCCGGTTTGCCGACCGCGACCGTCGCCACCGGAATTCCCGCCGGCATCTGCACCGTGGCCAGCAGGGAATCCAGGCCGCCGAGCGACGTGGAAGGAATGGGCACGCCGATCACCGGCAACGTGGTTTCGGCGGCGATCACGCCCGCCAGATGGGCCGCCCCGCCCGCTCCCGCGATGATCACCCGGATGCCGCGGGAGGCCGCGTTGCGCGCGAACTCGCTGGTGCGCGCCGGCGAGCGGTGCGCCGAGGTCACGTCCATTTCATACGGGATACCGAACTCATCGAGCGCCTTGCCGGCCTCGCGCATGATCTCCAGGTCGGAGTCGCTGCCCATGACGATGGCGACCACTGGTGTCTTTGCCATTCCATCCTCTTGAAAAAATCAACCGCAACGTACGCCAAGTCCGCGAAGGTCAACGATTGCCTTTGCGTGCCTTGGCGTCCCTTGCGGTAAGCAATTACTTCCTCAGCGCGCGCGCGCCGATGTCCTTGCGGTAATGCATGCCGTCGAAGCGGATCTTGGCGCAGGCGGCGTACACGCGTTCGATCGCGGTCGGCAAGTCCGCGCCGCGAGCGGTTACGCCCAGCACCCGCCCGCCCGCGGTGTAGTACACGCCGTCGCGCCGGGTGGTTCCGGAATGAAAGACGACCACGTTTTCCATGGCCTCGGCTTCTTCGAGTCCGAAAATCTGCTGGCCGGTTTGGTACGCGCCCGGGTACCCGCCCGAGGCCAGCACCACCGTGACCGCCGCATCGTTGGACCAGCGAAAATCGCCGTCGCTGACGCGCCCCTCGCTGGAGGCAATGAACGCGCCCAGCAAATCGCTGTTTAGCCGCATCACCATCGGCTGCGTTTCCGGGTCTCCGAAACGCGCGTTGAACTCCAGCACCATGGGCCCGCGCGCGGTCATGATCAGCCCGCAATAGAGGATGCCGCGGTACTCCGCCCCTTCCTCGCGCATGCCCGCCACCACCGGACGCGCGATGTGGTTGACCAGCCAGTCACGCATCTTGTCGTCGACCAGCGCGGGGATGGAGTAGGCGCCCATGCCGCCGGTGTTGGGCCCGGTGTCGCCGTCGCCTACGCGCTTGTGGTCCTGGGCCGCCACCAGCGGGGTGACGCGCTCACCATCGCTCAAAACCAGGAAGGAAATTTCGTCGCCTTCGAGAAACTCCTCCAGCACGAGGCGCGCCCCCGCCTCGCCCAGCATCTTGCCGCTGAGCATCTCGGACGCGGTCGCCAGCGCCTGCTCGCGGCTCTTGGCAATAACCACGCCTTTGCCCGCCGCCAGCCCGTCCGCCTTGACCACGACCGGTGCGCGGAACTGATCCATATTTCTGCGCACCTCGTCCATGGTATTGCAGGTCGCGTAGCGCGCGGTGGGAATGCGGCGCCGGTACATGAACTCCTTGGCGAAGCTCTTGCTTGACTCCAGCCTGGCCGCCGCCGCCGTCGGGCCGAAGATGCGCAACCCGCGGCGCTGGAATTCGTCCACGATGCCCAGCGCCAGCGGTCCCTCGGGACCGACCACGGTCAGATCTGGCTGGATGCGATGCGCCGCTTCCAGCAGTGAATCGAGGTTGTGCACGTCGGCGGGCACGCATTCCGCCGCGGCGCAAATACCGCCGTTACCCGGCGCGCAATACACCTGGTTCACACGCTTGGACTGCCGCAGCTTCCACACCAGCGCGTGCTCCCGCCCGCCGCTACCGATGACCAGGACTTTCATGTGCCGCCCAGAGTACAGGTTTCACGTTTCACCTTTCAAGTTCGCATTCCCACGTTTCCAATTCCCGCCGACGCACCCGAAGCGCGGAGCCGCCGCTGGGAATCCCTACTATACTGACGCTAAGGTGCGAGGGAGGGCGGATGGGAACGAAGGTTCCATACGGCAACCACCGGTCTTTGGAGGGGATGCACAGCACCGTCGAGGTGCCGCACCATCAAGCCGGCTTCTGGGAGCAGTGGCGGGCTTTCGTCGGGCCGGCGATTCTGGTCAGCGTCGGCTACATGGACCCGGGCAACTGGGGGACGGACCTGCAAGGCGGCGCTCAGTTCAAGTACGGACTTTTGTGGGTGGTTGGCCTGGCCAGCCTGATGGCCATCTTCATGCAAGTAATTTCCGCTCGCTTGGGCGTGGTCACCGGCAAGGATCTCGCCCAATGCTGCCGCGACTGGTATCCCACCTGGACCCGCTGGCCCAATTGGATGATGAGCGAGGTCGCCATTGGCGCCTGCGACTTGGCGGAGGTGCTGGGCAGTGCCGTCGCCCTCAACTTGCTGTTCCATATCCCGCTGCTGTGGGCGGTCATCATCACCGGCTTGGACGTGCTGCTCCTGTTGGCCTTGCAACAGTTTGGAGTACGCACCATCGAGGCCATCGTCCTGCTGTTGGTCGCAACCATCGGCGTGTGCTACTTCATCGAGATCTTCGTTCTCCCGCAGACCCACCCCAGCTTTCTGGAGATGGGACGGACCCTGGTGTCGCCCCACTTTCGTCAAGCGGGGATGTTATACGTCGCCATCGGCATGATCGGTGCGACCGTGATGCCCCACAACCTGTACCTGCATTCGGCCTTGGTACAGAGTCGCCAGTTGCAGAAGGACGAATTGTCCGTTCGTCGTGCGATCCAGTTCAACACCATCGACTCCATCGCCGCCCTGACCATCGCCTTCTTCGTCAATGCCGCCATTCTGGTGCTGGCGGCGACGGTGTTCTTCGGCAAGGAAAGCGTGACCGTAGCCGGCGGCCAGGTGGTCAAGTTCAGCGCCGACAGTGATTGGATTCGGGTCGCTTATCTGACGCTGGCGCCGTTGCTGGGAACCACCGCTGCCAGCACGCTGTTTGCGGTGGCGTTGCTGGCCAGCGGCCAGAGCAGTACCATCACCGGCACCCTGGCCGGCCAGGTCGTGATGGAAGGTTTCATGCATTGGCGCATCCAGCCCTGGGTGCGGCGGCTCATCACCCGCACGCTGGCCATCCTGCCGGCAGTCTTGATTATTGGCCTCCGGGGCGACAGCAGCGTCACCGATCTGCTAACCCTCAGCCAAGTGGTTCTGGCCCTGCAGCTTCCGTTCGCCATGTTTCCGCTCCTGCACTTCACCAGTTCCCGCAAGCGAATGGGGACTTGGAAGAGCGGTTGGATTCTGTTGCTTGCCGGTTGGGGCAGCGCAATTCTGATCACCGCGATGGACATTTATGGGCTGCCGGACTCGCTCAAAGCTGCGTGGCAGGTCATCACCGGCGGATGACGCCCGTACGTCAGAAACGGAAACAAGCCATGTACGAAAAGATTCTCGTGACCTTGGACGGCACCTCCAGCGATCGGGCGATTATCGAACACGTCAAACAGCTCGCCCAGCTCGCGCACAGCCGCTTAGTATTGCTTCATGTGGCCGATGGATGGGCGGCTAGAACTTACGGCCCGGACGCGGTCAGCCCTGAGATCGCCGAAGACGCTGCCTACTTGGAAAAAGTCCGGGCCGAGTTTCAAGCCATGGAAATTCCCACCGAGGCGGAGCTTGCCTACGGCGAACCGGTCAAGGAAATCATCAAATGGATTCAGCACAAGGGTTGCGATCTGGTGGCAATGAGCACACATGGACACCGTTTTCTTGCCGATATTTTTCTCGGCACCACAGCCACCCGGGTTCAGCACAGTATCAGCGTACCCGTCCTTCTTCTGCGAGCGAAATGAAGCGTGCGACGAAAACACGATGACTCAGCCTTGGTCGGTGGCGCTCCTGTTATTGCTGGCGGGCGTCGCAATTTACGCCCCGGCGCAGCAGGACCAGCGGGAGGAACCCGCAGCCAATCCCGCCAGACCAACCGTCTCCACGCCCGCAACCCTCACTCCGGCTGGCTACTTTCAATTGGAAACCGGGTTCCTGGGCGCATGGCACTCTCCCGAATTCTCTTCCCAGTCAAGCTTCAATGAGGTAGTGAAGTTTTCTATAACCCGCCGGATCGAATTGTTAGCCGCGGCAGGACCGTTTGCCCATTCCCGCGTTGGAAATCAAACCGCCAATGGGACGGGAGACGTGGCGCTGGGAGTGCAAGCAGTTGTCCACCAGGGAGAAGGCGTGCGGCCGACAATCGCAGTGAGCTATTTCCGCCGCGTGTACAGCGGAGACGCACCCGACCTCGATATTGGCAGCGCCAGAAACTCCGTCCTCCTGCTGGCCAGCGCGGACGTAAAAGGCTTTCACTACGACACCAATTGTCTCTTCAACGAAGTCATCGACAACGCGATTCACCGCGCCCAGTTCGGGCAGACGCTCTCGGTTTCGCATCCTCTCGTAAAGAGACTTGGGATATCCGGGGAAATATGGCATTTCACTCAGCCCTTTCTCCGCGGCCATGCCGTCGGCAACTTGTGGGCGCTGAATTACAACCTGCGGAAAAACCTGGTGCTCGATGGCGGTTTCAGCCGTGGGCTCACCAGTACATCCATGCGGTGGGAAGTGTTTCTGGGATTTACTTATCTGCTGCCGCATAAAGTCTCGGCGAGGAGCACACCGGCCCATTAGAATTGCGCCCATGGAAATCCCCAACATCGAGTCGTTCCTGCCGTATTACAAGAGCGTCCGCGAGCGCACCATGCGCCTGGCGCGTGTGATTCCGGCGGACAAGCTGGATTGGACCTACGCCCCTGGGAAGTTCACCCTCGGCGACCTGCTGCGCCACATCGCCGCCATCGAGCGTTATCTGTGGGCCGAACTTGTGCAGGGCAAACCGAGCCGCTACCACGGCTGCGGGCGCGAACTGGCCGACGGCTACGACAACGTGCTGGCCTTCGTCGAACGCCTGCACGCCGAGTCGGTCGAAATCTACTCACGCCTCACGCCCGACGACTTGAAGAAGAAATCCGCCACACCCGACGGCTCTCCCATCAGCACATGGAAGATTCTGCGCCTGATGGTGGAACACGAAATCCACCACCGCGGCGAGATTTATGTCTATCTCGGAATGCTGGGCGTGCCAACACCGCCACTGTACGGAATGACGTCGGAACAAGTGAAGGAACTGAGCGCGAAAGCGTGATCGGTAGCTGGTAGATCGTAGCCGGTGGTTGGGTCTTGGTACGTAGTAATTGGAATGCGAGGGATTCTGATTCGAATCGCAAATACCAAGTACCAACTACCTTGCGCCGACCGCGGTGGGCTGCGCTGCGTGCTTGGCTTTCACGGCCGCCTCCACCCGGTTTCTCCCGTTGTTTTTCGCGCGGTACAGCGCCTGGTCCGCCGCCTCGATTACCAACTCCGGCGCGCTCGAGCGCGCGGTCGCCTCCGCCACCCCGATGCTGACGGTCACCGCCGTCCGCGTTTTCGCGCTGCCCACCGGACGCCGTCCCGGCTGCGCGTAACGTCGTTCGTCGCGGCGCCGCTGGCTGCGGTCCGGCCCGCGAACCATGAACGTCGATCGCTCGATTGCCGCCCGCAATCCTTCCAGATGTTCCAGGCACTGTGCGGCCCTCTGCCCGGCAAACACGATGGCGAACTCCTCGCCGCCGTAGCGAAACGCGCGGCCCCCGCCGCTCACCTGCGCCAGAGGAGCGGCAACCATGCGCAGCACCTGGTCGCCGGTATCGTGGCCGTAGGTGTCGTTGAATTTCTTGAAGTGGTCCACGTCCACCATCGCGATCGAGTAGGTGTCCCGCAGCGTGAGCAGCGCCTGGTTGAACGCGCGCCGCCCCGGCAGCCCCGTCAGCTCATCATGAAACGCCAGCAGGTACGAAGTCTCCACCAGCGCGGCGGCAAACATCAGCACGCCCGTCGCCAGGTACAGTGACGACGCCCGCCCCGGCGACGCCGCATGCAGCCCGGCGAACGCCGCCCACACGCTCCAGAAGAACGCCCAGTCCACCGGCTTGCGCAGCAGCGTCATGCGCATGCCCAGCCACGCTGCCGCTGCCGCGAACGTCAGCAGCGCCAGTTGCGGCAAGGGCGTCCAGGCGAACAGGCCCGGCGGCAGATATGCGCGCTCCGCCCAGCGCGCAAATTCGAGATTCTCCGGGCGCGCCAGCACCACTACGCCCACCGCTTGCATGGACAGGATTCCCAGGCCCGATCCCACCGACGTTAGCGTCAACCCGCACTCACCGATCACCGAGAAGAACACCAGGTTCAGCGGCAGCAGCAGCGCCAGCAGCGCGAATCCCGCATTGGCCGCGGGCGGCGAAGCGTGTCCCAGCATCGCCAGCGCGCGCTCTCCCAGGCACAACACAATCGCGGCAAACAGGGCCCGGCTGGAGTGGAACCGCCATGCCATGGTAAGCGCGCCGAACATCGCCGCCCACAGCAGGAAGTTGACCACCGCGGGCGCCGTGGCGTGCGCTTCCGGCACCTGCGCCAGCACCAGCGCCGCCAGCAACAGCGCGCCTCCGGGCACGACGAACGAAACCAATGTCCTGGCTGGGGCCGAGTTCACGGCCACGCCTCCTTGCCACGACTCCACTCAATTATGTGTGCTGGATTGCTGCTGGACAGGTGACTTACGGGGTACATCAAAGGGGAAGAATCCGCCTTCCATGCACAACAGCGACAATCACGACCTCGGTTTCTTCGACGCGATAGATTATGCGGTAGCTGTAGGCCTGAAGTTCACGCAGGCATAAGTCATCGAACTCCGGAACCTTGCGTCCCTGCTCTGGAAATTGCGCGAGGCTGCGGGTCAGATCAATGACTCTCCTCACCACGGCTTTCGCGTAGGAAGGAGAGTCGGCAGCGATGAAAAGGGCAATTGCACGTCAGCAAGTGCGCGTGGCGACCAAACTACTCGGTGAGCCATGCCGAAAGCCGCGCTTCCACTTCAGACTGCGGAATCGTGCCCTGCTCCTGCGCTTCCGCCAACCCACGCCGGACCTTCTCCAGAACGTACAGGTGATACTGGATGTCCTCCAGGGTGCAGTCTTCCGGCAGCTTATTCAGCAGGAGCTCGACATCATGTTTGGCAGTGCTCATAGTCTGCGAGGAAGATTATCACAAGCATTGGGCTCCCCTGCAGGCTGGCGGTCTCTTCGATACAATATCCCCATGCCGACCACCGACGACATCATGGAGCGCCTCCGCAACTGCTACGACCCGGAAATCCCGCTCAACATTGTTGACCTGGGCCTGATCTACAACGTGCAGGTGGAAAACGAAGGCGACGTGATCGTGGACATGACGCTCACCGCCCAGGGCTGCCCCTCGCACACCGAAATCAGCCGCGACGTGCGCACCACCCTGCTGAGCACGCCCGGGGTGAATACCTGCAAGGTGAACGTCGTTTGGGACCCGCCCTGGACCCCGGACCGCATCAGCTCCGAAGGCCGCCAGAAGCTGGGCATCGAGGAATGATCAGGTGAACTGAAAGCCTTCGGGATATCAAGAACCTGCTTCAATTCTTTCGCTGGCCACCCGTTCGCAGGACACCAGATCGCCCGATGTCTAGAGCACCCGATTCCAGCCTACGTTTGCTAGAATAGTCCTACCCCACTCGGTACTCAGTACGTTGTACTCGGTACCGGCTCTTCCGTCGGGACGTGGCGCAGCCTGGTAGCGCACTCGCTTGGGGTGCGAGGGGTCGGCAGTTCAAATCTGCCCGTCCCGACCAATCCTACCCGCCCAGCGCCTTGCGCGTGCAGCCCTCCATCAAGTTCAGCGTTCGGAATTCGGACCCTCATCACCTTCCCTTCTCTTCTGCCAACAGGTCCTTCGGCTTCGCTCAGGATTTCGCCTGACATGGCCCGCGTGGGCAACGGGAGCGGTGTTCTCTCCGGCCGTAGCGAGATATACTCCTGCTCACAACGGATAGAGCAAAGTTGTTTGTACCCGGTCGGCCCCGCCCGTAGTGTCCCATGGACGAACAAGATCGTAAACCAACCCCGGACGATGTAACGAGCGGTGGATTCAGCCCCGCGACAGCCACGGCGAGCCGCGGCGGTCAGGCGGCCAAGCCACAGACCGCCCCTACGCCCGCCAGTGGGACGAACCAAGGCACTTACTGCAACAGAGTTCTCGCAGTCAGACTGGCCAAGTCGTAGAAAAACGCGCCGGCCGTGGCTTGCTTCTCGTCATCTTGGAGTGCCAGGCGCGCCTCAATCCGCGACTCCATTTCCGCCAACTCTGCCGACGGTGCGCGCTCCGCTAATTCCTTCAGGAGCAGTTGGTGCGCCTGCTTCCGCTCCATGACTTCAAGTCCGTCGAGCACCTGACGATGTGAAGTACCTTCCCAGATGGCGAGGATCATGGCTTCCCGTAACCAGCGTTCGACGCCGAACTCCTCCAGCACGCCCAAGCCGCCGTGCGCCTCCATGCCCCACTTCGCCGTCTGCACCGCGAATTCCGCGGTCCAGTATTTGGCCAAGTGCGCCACCAAACGGAAGAGGTGATATCGCTCCGAGTATGGAGCGCGCTCCTGCCAGACCGAATCCAGCAGACGCACCGCATACCAGGCCAGGGCGCAGGCGCCGCGGAGATCGCATAATCGCTGCTCGAATTGTCGCGAGAAGAGCGGATGCTCGATGATGGGCCGGCCGAAAGCGACTCGCTGTCGAGCGAATGCCAATACATCTGACATGGCGCGCTGAGCCAGCACCGCGCTGCCGACACTGTTGGCGACCCGAGAGAGGTTTAGGACTTCCAAGATCAGGTATATTCCGCGATCGGCTGTACCCAATAACCAAGCTTCACTGCCGCGCAATTCAACTTCCCCGGTAGGCACCGATCGGGTGGCAATCTTATCTTTCAGCCGCCGGATCGTGTAGTTGAGCTGTCCGTTTTCACGGAGCCGGGGGACCAGAAACAGCGCCAAGCCGCGGACGTCACGCGGTGCGCCTTCAGGTCTGGCCGCAACGACGGCGAGCTCCGCACCGGCATTGCTGGCAAAGTATTTGTCTCCGCTAAGCAGCCAGCGCGAGCCATCCTTGCGAGCGACGGTTTCCACCGCGGCACCCAGGTCCGATCCGCCCTTGATCTCCGTCATCCAGGTGGCGCCCTGCCACACCGCATCGTCCCGGCGCAGCATCTGGGGAAGAAAGCGGTCCCTGACTGCGTCATCTGCATACTTTGACAAAGGCGCGGCTGTGGAGAGCGAAACCGTATACGGACACGCGAGCCCAGGATCGTAGAAGCCGGTTACATAGATGAAGAGGTATGCCGGGATCAGCGACCGATCTTCAAAGCTCCGCCAGAGCAATCCGGAGCGATAGCCCTGCTTCAGCATGCGCCAGTACTCTGGCGCGTAGAGGATTTCATCGACGCGCCGGCCGCTTTGATCGAACATGCGTAGCCAGGGTGTCCGCGCGCGATCGGTCGCTTCGGAGATGGCTTTCCCTTCGCTCTCCCACCAGCTTTCATACTCGCGTAAAGCGTCATGATGCGGAAAATCGGGAAACACATCTTCCAAGAATGTGGTTGGCGAGCGAAGGCTTTCGAGTTTCATGCGACCTCCCCGGAACACGGACCCACCAGGAACTTCCGGGCGCCGCCATTCTACCCAGTTCCGCGCATGCGGACTACGATTCGGCGGCTGGTACCTGGTATCGGGCGAATCGGAGTGGGCCTGGTTGTGTACGTCCGGGTCACAAGAAGAAGGATTCCTATGGCGCGACTCCGTCAACCCGTGCTGGAGGATCTGGACGTACACCTATGACAGTTTCAATCGGTTGAAGACAGCCGTAGCGACGAATACCGGCTTGGGATGCAGTTGGGACTACGACCGCTACGGCAATCGCTG is drawn from Terriglobia bacterium and contains these coding sequences:
- a CDS encoding polysaccharide deacetylase family protein, whose amino-acid sequence is MPLLAGVAAAVTAGYNTMAPRSQLFGRTFVGERRPSRRLALTYDDGPNDPHTLDLLEVLARYNVRATFFMIGSFVQQRPEIARAVAAAGHAIGNHTTTHPNLIFRHHREVCREIETCERALDEAGVAHSSLFRPPHGGRTPTVLRAARRMGMKPVMWSVTAWDWNPHPAEKIARLVHRQIRGGDVILLHDGGHLRVGADRSATVRATDLMLQRYLGEGYQFFTIPEMMGAAQTN
- the purE gene encoding 5-(carboxyamino)imidazole ribonucleotide mutase, which produces MAKTPVVAIVMGSDSDLEIMREAGKALDEFGIPYEMDVTSAHRSPARTSEFARNAASRGIRVIIAGAGGAAHLAGVIAAETTLPVIGVPIPSTSLGGLDSLLATVQMPAGIPVATVAVGKPGATNAGILAAQMLALADPEIARHLKAHKEKLARGVEEKSKKLKRGK
- the purD gene encoding phosphoribosylamine--glycine ligase: MKVLVIGSGGREHALVWKLRQSKRVNQVYCAPGNGGICAAAECVPADVHNLDSLLEAAHRIQPDLTVVGPEGPLALGIVDEFQRRGLRIFGPTAAAARLESSKSFAKEFMYRRRIPTARYATCNTMDEVRRNMDQFRAPVVVKADGLAAGKGVVIAKSREQALATASEMLSGKMLGEAGARLVLEEFLEGDEISFLVLSDGERVTPLVAAQDHKRVGDGDTGPNTGGMGAYSIPALVDDKMRDWLVNHIARPVVAGMREEGAEYRGILYCGLIMTARGPMVLEFNARFGDPETQPMVMRLNSDLLGAFIASSEGRVSDGDFRWSNDAAVTVVLASGGYPGAYQTGQQIFGLEEAEAMENVVVFHSGTTRRDGVYYTAGGRVLGVTARGADLPTAIERVYAACAKIRFDGMHYRKDIGARALRK
- a CDS encoding Nramp family divalent metal transporter, with product MGTKVPYGNHRSLEGMHSTVEVPHHQAGFWEQWRAFVGPAILVSVGYMDPGNWGTDLQGGAQFKYGLLWVVGLASLMAIFMQVISARLGVVTGKDLAQCCRDWYPTWTRWPNWMMSEVAIGACDLAEVLGSAVALNLLFHIPLLWAVIITGLDVLLLLALQQFGVRTIEAIVLLLVATIGVCYFIEIFVLPQTHPSFLEMGRTLVSPHFRQAGMLYVAIGMIGATVMPHNLYLHSALVQSRQLQKDELSVRRAIQFNTIDSIAALTIAFFVNAAILVLAATVFFGKESVTVAGGQVVKFSADSDWIRVAYLTLAPLLGTTAASTLFAVALLASGQSSTITGTLAGQVVMEGFMHWRIQPWVRRLITRTLAILPAVLIIGLRGDSSVTDLLTLSQVVLALQLPFAMFPLLHFTSSRKRMGTWKSGWILLLAGWGSAILITAMDIYGLPDSLKAAWQVITGG
- a CDS encoding universal stress protein; amino-acid sequence: MYEKILVTLDGTSSDRAIIEHVKQLAQLAHSRLVLLHVADGWAARTYGPDAVSPEIAEDAAYLEKVRAEFQAMEIPTEAELAYGEPVKEIIKWIQHKGCDLVAMSTHGHRFLADIFLGTTATRVQHSISVPVLLLRAK
- a CDS encoding transporter; this translates as MTQPWSVALLLLLAGVAIYAPAQQDQREEPAANPARPTVSTPATLTPAGYFQLETGFLGAWHSPEFSSQSSFNEVVKFSITRRIELLAAAGPFAHSRVGNQTANGTGDVALGVQAVVHQGEGVRPTIAVSYFRRVYSGDAPDLDIGSARNSVLLLASADVKGFHYDTNCLFNEVIDNAIHRAQFGQTLSVSHPLVKRLGISGEIWHFTQPFLRGHAVGNLWALNYNLRKNLVLDGGFSRGLTSTSMRWEVFLGFTYLLPHKVSARSTPAH
- a CDS encoding DinB family protein, translating into MEIPNIESFLPYYKSVRERTMRLARVIPADKLDWTYAPGKFTLGDLLRHIAAIERYLWAELVQGKPSRYHGCGRELADGYDNVLAFVERLHAESVEIYSRLTPDDLKKKSATPDGSPISTWKILRLMVEHEIHHRGEIYVYLGMLGVPTPPLYGMTSEQVKELSAKA
- a CDS encoding GGDEF domain-containing protein, giving the protein MNSAPARTLVSFVVPGGALLLAALVLAQVPEAHATAPAVVNFLLWAAMFGALTMAWRFHSSRALFAAIVLCLGERALAMLGHASPPAANAGFALLALLLPLNLVFFSVIGECGLTLTSVGSGLGILSMQAVGVVVLARPENLEFARWAERAYLPPGLFAWTPLPQLALLTFAAAAAWLGMRMTLLRKPVDWAFFWSVWAAFAGLHAASPGRASSLYLATGVLMFAAALVETSYLLAFHDELTGLPGRRAFNQALLTLRDTYSIAMVDVDHFKKFNDTYGHDTGDQVLRMVAAPLAQVSGGGRAFRYGGEEFAIVFAGQRAAQCLEHLEGLRAAIERSTFMVRGPDRSQRRRDERRYAQPGRRPVGSAKTRTAVTVSIGVAEATARSSAPELVIEAADQALYRAKNNGRNRVEAAVKAKHAAQPTAVGAR
- a CDS encoding iron-sulfur cluster assembly protein is translated as MPTTDDIMERLRNCYDPEIPLNIVDLGLIYNVQVENEGDVIVDMTLTAQGCPSHTEISRDVRTTLLSTPGVNTCKVNVVWDPPWTPDRISSEGRQKLGIEE
- a CDS encoding acyl-CoA dehydrogenase family protein — protein: MKLESLRSPTTFLEDVFPDFPHHDALREYESWWESEGKAISEATDRARTPWLRMFDQSGRRVDEILYAPEYWRMLKQGYRSGLLWRSFEDRSLIPAYLFIYVTGFYDPGLACPYTVSLSTAAPLSKYADDAVRDRFLPQMLRRDDAVWQGATWMTEIKGGSDLGAAVETVARKDGSRWLLSGDKYFASNAGAELAVVAARPEGAPRDVRGLALFLVPRLRENGQLNYTIRRLKDKIATRSVPTGEVELRGSEAWLLGTADRGIYLILEVLNLSRVANSVGSAVLAQRAMSDVLAFARQRVAFGRPIIEHPLFSRQFEQRLCDLRGACALAWYAVRLLDSVWQERAPYSERYHLFRLVAHLAKYWTAEFAVQTAKWGMEAHGGLGVLEEFGVERWLREAMILAIWEGTSHRQVLDGLEVMERKQAHQLLLKELAERAPSAELAEMESRIEARLALQDDEKQATAGAFFYDLASLTARTLLQ